The sequence CGATACGGCCGAGGAACATTTCGTCGAAATAGGGCTTGATTGCCTGGTTTCCGGCCGGGAATCCCACACCGCCGCCCGGCGCTGGGATGCGGGGACCGTTGAGCACCGCGAAGAACGGCGTGACGTCGATCCCGCGGTGCGCCCAGTAGTCGAAGTAGACCCGTTGGGCACTGAGCACGGCCGGGATCGCCGCCCCCTGACGCCCCAGGTATTCGTTGCCCTGATAGCTGCCGAGCCAGGCCAAGACCTCCCGCACTGCTGTCGGGTGCTTCGAAGCGGCGTTGCCCACTGCGGCGATGCCGTTGGTGACGCTGACTCGCCCGGCCGGGCCGGCCGGCAGCATCGCCACCCCCCAGGAGAACCCGGCCTGCCCTGCGATGGCCGCCAGGTTGTAGGTGCCGGACTGGAACAGTGCCATCTTCCCGGCCAGGAATTGATTACGGGAGAAGTCGCCGTTGGTGTTGGTCTCCGATGCCGGTGGCGCCACGTGGTCGCCGTTGATCAGCTGCACCAGGTAGCCGAAGGCGGCGACTGCGGCCGGGTTGTCGAAGGCGAACTCGTCGTCGCGCTGGAACACCCCGCCGGCCGAGCCGATGTAGTTGAGGTAGATGCCCTGCGGGTCGTTGGCGGCGTTGTAGCCCCACTGCCGGATGCGGCGCTCGTCGAAACCCGGTGTGCCCGCGCTGCGCCCGGCGCTGTCACGGGTGAGCTTCGCCAGCAGCGGCCGCAGGCTGTCGCTCACACCGTGGGGATCCCAGCGCAGCCTCGCCAACTGAGCGGGATCGACTCCCGCGGCGGCCAGCAGATCGGCGTTGTAGTACACCGCGATCCCGCCGTCGGTCAGTTGCGGCACCCCCCACAGTGTCCCGCCACGGGTGAACTGGGTGACCACCGACGGTTCCCAATCCGCGCCCGCCGCATCGATCTTCATCAGCCGTCCGCTGTCGGCGTACCCGGCCAGGTAGGCGTCGGAGAGCCAGAAGATGTCGTCGGCGCCGCCACCGGCGACATCGGTGCGCAGCGTGTCGAAGTAGGTCCGGTAGGAGACGACGTTGACGCGCACTTCGATCTCGGGGTGGGCGCGTTGGAACGCCGCGAACGACTGTCGGTAGGCGGTTGCCACCTGTTCGTCCCACAGTCGTACCGTCACCACCGTCGCGCCGGCGGCCGATCGGGTCGAGGCGCCGTCGAGCAGCACCGCCGCCGCGCCGAACAGCGCGGCCAGGGCCACTGCCGCCACCGCGAATACGGTGGAGAACCGCGGCCGGCTCACTTGATCCCCGTGACGACGATCGACTGCACGACGCGGCGCTGGAACACCATGAACAGCGCGATCAGCGGAATCATCGCCACCGTGGTCGCCGCCATCACCAGCGTCCATTGCGCGTTGTAACGGGATTGCAGGGCGGCGGTCGCCACCGTGAGCACCCGCCACTTGTCGCCGCTGGTGATCACCAGCGGCCACATGAAGTTGTTCCATTGCGAGACCACGGTGATCAACCCCAGCGTGACCAGGATCGGCCGACTCGCCGGCAGCATCACGTGCACGATCACGTCCAGGGTATTCGCTCCGTCGAGACGCGCGGCGTTGATCAGGTCATTCGGGACGGCTCGAAAATGCTGACGCAGCAGGAAGATCGCGTACGGAGACCCGAACACGAACGGCAACACCAACGCCCAGAACGTGTTCCGCAGACCCAGCTGCGCCATCATCAGATACAACGGCACCACCGTCACGGTGGCCGGCACCATCAGGGTCGCCACATACACCCAGAACAACGTGTCGCGGCCCGGGAACTCCAGCCGCGCGAACGCATAGGCGGCCAGCACCGAAAAACTCAGCTGTCCCAACACGATCACCGCCGTCATCAGCGTGGTGACCGCCGCCGCCCGGCTGAATCCGGCACCGCCGAGGTCGCCATAGTTGTCCAGCGTCGGCGGATGCGGCCACGCCAGGGGAGTGCCGGTGGCGAATTGGCGAGCCGGGGTGAACGACGTCAGCAGCCCGAGCCCGAACGGCGCCAGGGTGACCAGCGCGCCGAGCGTCAACAGCGCGTAGATCGCTGAGGCGCGAACCCGCTTGGGCGGACTGACTAAGTTGCTGATCGACATGACGTGGGCTCTCACCGGGGCTGTTGGTAGGCGTAGGCGGCGGCCTGAGTGCGGTTGTGCACGCCCAGTTTGGCCAGGACGGCGCACACGTGCGCGTTGGCGGTTTTGGTGCTGATATAGAGGGCGGTGGCGATTTCGGCATCGCTGCGCCCGGTGGCAAGGAGTTCGAGGACGTCCCGTTGGCGCTTGGTGAGGCCGTTCGGGTCAGCGCTGGTGCCTTTGCGGCGGCGGTCGGGATCGCGACCGCGCAGCTGGGCGAGGCGTTGCTGAGCGCGGCGGGCCGCGGGGCGGGCGCCGAGCCGGCGGAAGACGCCCAGCGCGGCCTCGACGGCGTCGATGTCGCCGCCGAGTTGAGCGATGGCGACATCGTAGGGACAGCCACGGAGGGCCCACTCCTGCGCGGCCGCGCACCAATCCCCGTTGATTTCACGTTCATAGGGAGTGTCAGCGATGACGTCTGTACCCGATCGGCCTCCGGCCAGATGAGCCCAGCGCCGCAGGGACCCCCCCAGCCACGCGTGCGCCGTGCCGGACACCGTGAGGATTTCGGCCGCGGCGTGGCGGGCCGCCTCGTCGTCGCCGGCCAGCCAGGCGGCTTCGGCACGCGCGGCGCACACCGGCAGGCGCAGCAGGCTGCCCGTCGCACACTCGAGGGCCTCATCGAGTAGGGGCCAGACGGGTTCCTCGCCGCGGCGTGCCCGGATCAAGGCGACGGTGATCAACGGCGTGATCCGGTGCTGGGGGGTGAGTCCAGGCCGGGTCAGGATCTGCTCGGCCGCCAGCGCGGCAGCCATCCAGTCGCCGCGAGCCAAGCCGGTAAGTGCCTGCAGCCCCGCCACCAGGGTCTGGAACATACCAAGGTCGCAGTGGTCGAGGAAGGCCGCCGCTTCGGCGAGATAACGCTCCGCGCGACCGAATTCGCCGCGAACGACAGCGAACATGCCGATGAGGATGCCGAATATTCCGCCGTGTTCCTCGAGCCCGGGGGTTGTGGCCGCCTCTCGCCATACCGCCTCGAATTCGTCCCAGCCGGTGTCGGTACAGAACACGGTGGTGAGTGCGGTGTATCCACGGGCACGGATCACCACGGCGGGGTCCCGGAATTGATCCCCGAGGGCTTTCGCGCGGGCCGCATACCGGGCACAGGCGGGGTCCAACGCAAGCGCGGCGATGTGAGCCATGTTGATCAGGGACCACGCCAACTGCGGGGACGGGCCGAGGTTTTCGAGCAGCAGTAATGACGCGTGCGCCGACCGCATGGCTTCCTCAGGGCGTCCCAGTGGCTGCAGGAGGCGCGACAGCCAGCGCAGATCCTCGGCCTCCTGATACGGATCCTCCAACTCGTGGCGCAGCGCGATCGCCTCTCGTAACGACGACACCGCAGAGTCGGCCTGGCCGCTCAGGTAGCTGCTGAAGGCGTGCCGTTCGAGCCAGATCACCCGTTGCTCGCCGGGGATGGTGTCGGCGTGGCGCAGCACCAGCGCATACAGGTCGGTGGCTTGCCGATTGGCGCCGAACTTCGCAGCGCGCTCGGCGGCCGCTGGGCCATAGCTGATGACGGCGTCGGTGTCGCCGGCCTGTTCGGCGTGAAATGTCAGCGCCGCCAATGTGTCCGGATCGATCGGCGGCTCGGCCAGCGTGGTCATTGCCCGCTTGTGCAGCACTCGGCGCTGATAGGCGGGGATCTGCTCGACGGTGGCGCGGCGGGCCAGTTCGTGGCGGAACCCCACCGTGTCGGCGTTGGCGACCAGCACCCCGGCGTCTAGGCATTCGCTCAATGTGCTCGTCGCGCCCGGCGATATCGCCTCGAGCAGGGCGGGGTGCGCCCGCGGCCCGCAGATCGCGGCCGCCTGCGCGGTTTCGCGCGCAGCCGCCGACAGTCTTGCGAGCCTGCCCCGAACCGCCTCGGAAACGCTGCACGGCAGGCCGCCGTCGTTCAGCGCATCGGCCCCGGCGGCCAACACCTCCGTGACGAAAAACGAGTTCCCGCCGGTAAGCCGGTACAACGCTTGGGCGTTGATGCCACTGCCGGCGGCCAACGCGGCCACCGCCGCGGCGCTGAGCGGGTCCAGCGCGATCCGAGTCACGGTCGCCCAAGTCGCCACATCACCTAACAGCACTGCCAGCGGGTGGGTTGGGCCGATCTGGTCGTCGCGGTAGGACACCACCAGCAGCATCGGCAGCATGTCGATCCGCCGGGCCAGATAACGCAGCAGATCCAGGGTGGCGCCGTCGGCCCAGTGCAGGTCCTCGATCACGCAGACCGAGGGGTTGCCGTCGCCGACGACGCCGGCCAACCGGGCGTAGACCGCCTCGGTGTCACCGGCGTCGATGGCCGCCCGTATCGAGGTCGCCTGATCCGCGGGAAGGTCGGCGAGCATGTCGATGAACGGACCCAACGGCCGCGGGGTGGCCAATCCGTCGCACCAGCCCCGCAGGGCCCGCGTGCCTGGATCGAGGCCGGCGAGAAATCGGGCGATCACCGTGGTCTTGCCCACCCCGGCCTCCCCGCGCAGCAACACCAGCTGCCCACGCCCTCGGCCGGCGGCTCGACGGCAACGATCAAGGGTCGCCAGTGCCGAATCGCGTTCGAGCAGACGGCCTGCCACGGCCACCTCCTCTCCCGCCTCGGCGTCGGGGACCGCGCATCCCGGAGCAAATATGGGGTAATTACCTGATGCGCCGGAGCCGGCCTGCCCAGCACACTCCAAGTGAGCGTGGCGGGCGGCCTGCCACGGGCAGCAGCACACCGCCATCGGATCAGGATGCGGAATGAAGCCTAGCCCGCCAGCCCCCGCCCGCGCCCGCCAAAGAGCACGAAACCAGGCACGTGACCACCAATAACAAAGGAGTACGGGTGAAGCGTTCAGTAACGGTTGCCGCAGCGGCGGCAGCAATCGCGATCGTAGGTCTGTCCGGGTGCTCCAGCGGCCCGAAGACGGAGCACTCGTCGGTGAACGTCGGAGGCGCTGCCGCAAACGCGAAAGTCACCATCGACGGCAAAGACCAGAACGTCAGCGGCTCGACCGTGTGTACGACGATGGCCGGCACCGTCAACATCGCGATCGGCGGAGCGGCCACGGGTATCGCCGCGGTGCTCACCGACGCCAACCCGCCAGAGGTGAAGTCGGTTGGGCTGGGCAACGTCAACGGTGTGACGCTGGCATACACCGCGGGCACCGGTCAGGGCAGCGCCAAGGCGACCAAGAACGGCAAGGAATACAAGATCAGCGGCACCGCGACCGGGATCGACACGGCCAACCCGATGCAGCCGGTGAACAAGCCCTTCGAAATCGACGTGACTTGTTCTTAGTCCGGTTCGTCGTGTTGTAACCCGTTGCGCCGGTCGGGGCGTGTTCAATGATGGACACCAACCGTCCAGCTAGGGGCACCAATGTCAACGCCGGCGCTCGGCATGTCACGGCAGATGCTGCGGCGTCGTCCGGTGAACGGTGCACCGATCGCCACCGGGGGCACGAATCACCTGCGACGCAGGCTCGGTGGCTTTCGGCTCACCATGTTCGGCGTCGGCTCGACGGTCGGCACAGGGATCTTCTTTGTCTTCCCGGTGGCGGTACCGCAAGCCGGCCCGGCAGTGGTCGTTTCGTTCATCATCGCCGGGGCCGCAGCGGGTCTGGCCGCGATCTGCTACGCGGAGTTGGCTTCGGCGGTGCCAATTTCGGGGTCGGCATACTCATACTGCTATGCCACCCTCGGTGAGTTCATGGCCGTGGTTGTCGGGGCATGCCTGCTGCTCGAATACGGGGTGTCTACCGCCGCGGTGTCAGTTGGGTGGAGTCAGTACCTGAACAAACTGTCGCTCAATGTCTTCGGATTCTCGGTACCGCAGGCTATTTCATCGGGACCATGGGATTCCGAAGGTGGTTTCGTCAACCTGCCGGCTATCGTCTTGGTGACAATTTGTGCGGCTATGTTGATCGGCGGCACCAGTGAATCGGCCAAAGTCAATGCCGTCATGGTGGTGATCAAACTCGGCGTGCTGCTGATGTTCGCGGCGATCGCGTCAACGGCGTTCAGAGCGAACCACTTCACTGACTTCGCCCCTTTTGGATTCTCGGGAATCAGCTGGGCGGCGGGCACGATCTTCTTCTCCTACGTAGGTCTTGACGCGGTCTCCACCGCCGGTGAGGAGGCCAAAGACCCGCAGCACACGATCCC is a genomic window of Mycolicibacter heraklionensis containing:
- a CDS encoding ABC transporter substrate-binding protein codes for the protein MSRPRFSTVFAVAAVALAALFGAAAVLLDGASTRSAAGATVVTVRLWDEQVATAYRQSFAAFQRAHPEIEVRVNVVSYRTYFDTLRTDVAGGGADDIFWLSDAYLAGYADSGRLMKIDAAGADWEPSVVTQFTRGGTLWGVPQLTDGGIAVYYNADLLAAAGVDPAQLARLRWDPHGVSDSLRPLLAKLTRDSAGRSAGTPGFDERRIRQWGYNAANDPQGIYLNYIGSAGGVFQRDDEFAFDNPAAVAAFGYLVQLINGDHVAPPASETNTNGDFSRNQFLAGKMALFQSGTYNLAAIAGQAGFSWGVAMLPAGPAGRVSVTNGIAAVGNAASKHPTAVREVLAWLGSYQGNEYLGRQGAAIPAVLSAQRVYFDYWAHRGIDVTPFFAVLNGPRIPAPGGGVGFPAGNQAIKPYFDEMFLGRIDVATALRRAQDAANAAASR
- a CDS encoding carbohydrate ABC transporter permease — encoded protein: MSISNLVSPPKRVRASAIYALLTLGALVTLAPFGLGLLTSFTPARQFATGTPLAWPHPPTLDNYGDLGGAGFSRAAAVTTLMTAVIVLGQLSFSVLAAYAFARLEFPGRDTLFWVYVATLMVPATVTVVPLYLMMAQLGLRNTFWALVLPFVFGSPYAIFLLRQHFRAVPNDLINAARLDGANTLDVIVHVMLPASRPILVTLGLITVVSQWNNFMWPLVITSGDKWRVLTVATAALQSRYNAQWTLVMAATTVAMIPLIALFMVFQRRVVQSIVVTGIK
- a CDS encoding ATP-binding protein gives rise to the protein MAGRLLERDSALATLDRCRRAAGRGRGQLVLLRGEAGVGKTTVIARFLAGLDPGTRALRGWCDGLATPRPLGPFIDMLADLPADQATSIRAAIDAGDTEAVYARLAGVVGDGNPSVCVIEDLHWADGATLDLLRYLARRIDMLPMLLVVSYRDDQIGPTHPLAVLLGDVATWATVTRIALDPLSAAAVAALAAGSGINAQALYRLTGGNSFFVTEVLAAGADALNDGGLPCSVSEAVRGRLARLSAAARETAQAAAICGPRAHPALLEAISPGATSTLSECLDAGVLVANADTVGFRHELARRATVEQIPAYQRRVLHKRAMTTLAEPPIDPDTLAALTFHAEQAGDTDAVISYGPAAAERAAKFGANRQATDLYALVLRHADTIPGEQRVIWLERHAFSSYLSGQADSAVSSLREAIALRHELEDPYQEAEDLRWLSRLLQPLGRPEEAMRSAHASLLLLENLGPSPQLAWSLINMAHIAALALDPACARYAARAKALGDQFRDPAVVIRARGYTALTTVFCTDTGWDEFEAVWREAATTPGLEEHGGIFGILIGMFAVVRGEFGRAERYLAEAAAFLDHCDLGMFQTLVAGLQALTGLARGDWMAAALAAEQILTRPGLTPQHRITPLITVALIRARRGEEPVWPLLDEALECATGSLLRLPVCAARAEAAWLAGDDEAARHAAAEILTVSGTAHAWLGGSLRRWAHLAGGRSGTDVIADTPYEREINGDWCAAAQEWALRGCPYDVAIAQLGGDIDAVEAALGVFRRLGARPAARRAQQRLAQLRGRDPDRRRKGTSADPNGLTKRQRDVLELLATGRSDAEIATALYISTKTANAHVCAVLAKLGVHNRTQAAAYAYQQPR
- a CDS encoding lipoprotein LpqH produces the protein MKRSVTVAAAAAAIAIVGLSGCSSGPKTEHSSVNVGGAAANAKVTIDGKDQNVSGSTVCTTMAGTVNIAIGGAATGIAAVLTDANPPEVKSVGLGNVNGVTLAYTAGTGQGSAKATKNGKEYKISGTATGIDTANPMQPVNKPFEIDVTCS
- a CDS encoding amino acid permease; the protein is MSTPALGMSRQMLRRRPVNGAPIATGGTNHLRRRLGGFRLTMFGVGSTVGTGIFFVFPVAVPQAGPAVVVSFIIAGAAAGLAAICYAELASAVPISGSAYSYCYATLGEFMAVVVGACLLLEYGVSTAAVSVGWSQYLNKLSLNVFGFSVPQAISSGPWDSEGGFVNLPAIVLVTICAAMLIGGTSESAKVNAVMVVIKLGVLLMFAAIASTAFRANHFTDFAPFGFSGISWAAGTIFFSYVGLDAVSTAGEEAKDPQHTIPRAIIAALLIVTGVYVIVAVAAMGSQPWQDFEGQSAGLAVIVDHITGNRLGGTVLAAGAVISIFSVTLVTMYCQTRILFAMGRDGLMPATFAKVNPRTRTPATNTMIVAVVAAILAGLVPLARLAETVSIGALTAFIVVSVAVVVLRVREPDLPRGFKVPGYPITPILSVVVCGWIMCSLHRYTWMVFAGWVAVALIFYLVWGRRHSALNGG